One window of Quercus robur chromosome 12, dhQueRobu3.1, whole genome shotgun sequence genomic DNA carries:
- the LOC126710021 gene encoding protein SOB FIVE-LIKE 5-like, with protein MDIPASQWSGSGCESGWTQYLDHSSLSEYQLNRVGGIDEYGGKGARIHEQEEEDLSLVSDASSGPSYYHEDDEDDNGCSYSSSASKLAGKSKNKKKAKEHSRHERGRQSNLDDTASSPALSYPKDDTARFRNEDSMDNLMNFSQGFSATQSEGKSAFKKRFGFFKSSSGEKPASEKPGGFHGRNRK; from the exons ATGGATATCCCAGCTTCACAATGGAGTGGCAGTGGGTGTGAGTCTGGTTGGACCCAGTACTTAGACCATTCATCTCTTTCAGAATATCAGTTAAACAGAGTTGGTGGTATTGATGAATATGGAGGAAAAGGAGCAAGAATTCATGAGCAGGAAGAGGAGGACTTGTCCTTGGTCTCTGATGCTTCTTCTGGACCTTCATATTACCAtgaagatgatgaagatgacAACGGGtgttcttattcttcttcagcttctaaGTTGGCTGGTAaaagcaagaacaaaaagaaggcCAAAGAGCATAGCAGACATGAACGGGGACGACAATCGAATCTTGATGACACTGCTAGCTCCCCCGCATTGAGCTATCCCAAG GATGATACAGCTCGCTTTAGGAATGAAGATTCAATGGACAATTTAATGAACTTCTCTCAGGGTTTCTCTGCAACACAGTCTGAG GGAAAATCTGCATTCAAGAAGCGTTTTGGTTTCTTTAAATCCTCCTCTGGTGAAAAACCAGCTTCAGAAAAACCAG GTGGTTTTCATGGAAGAAATAGAAAATGA
- the LOC126708038 gene encoding WD repeat-containing protein PCN, which yields MLEAYKNSSIDWKPSPVVALATSADDSQVAAAREDGSLEIWLVSPGSVGWHCQLTIHGDPNSRISSLVWCRAGSKGLPCGRLFSSSIDGSVSEWDLFDLKQKTVLGSIGVSIWQMAVAPYIEGVVDTKLKPEHLVNGFLKDKGDDDDDDETSDSEDDSDSDELQEQPVIELPRLAIACDDGSVRIYSISDSDELVYTKSLPRVSGRVLSVTWSPDAKMIYSGSSDGFIRCWDANYGREIYRITVGLGGSGSGPELCVWSLLSLRCGTLVSADSTGSVQFWDSQHGTLLQAHSLHKGDVNALAAAPSHNRVFSAGSDGQVILYKLSSQKVGPSDDKASSIVMKKWNYIGYVRAHTHDVRAMTVAVPISREDPLPDEKIKRIRHSEKPIEFSYHKWAHLGVPMLISAGDDTKLFAYSVNEFTNFSPHDICPAPQRVPIQLVHDTVFNKKPLLLVQNSHWLDISCVRTKCVAFPDMACGPSGGLAMTDLLARVKTKASRKIICSSISNSGAFFAYSDHVRPSLFELKMHEVGKSTWTVKKKQLPPGIPFGHSMVFSFDSSRLMIAGHDRRIYVVDVGSSQLVHTFTPCRELRDEQLPPSEPPITRMFTSSDGQWLAAVNCFGDVYIFNLEILRQHWFISRLDGAAVTAGGFPPRSNNVLILTTSSNQVYAFDVEARQLGEWSIQHTFVLPKRYQEFPGEVIGLSFLPSSNSTSVIVYSARAMCLIDFGKPVEREDEIELVNGQDTALRNLQNTPIKGRLKRIFRDGQTETKLNSRKNFEFFSFRNPVLFIGHLSKNSLLILDKPWMEVVKTLDAAPVHRHVFGT from the exons atgCTCGAAGCCTACAAGAACAGCTCAATCGATTGGAAGCCATCTCCTGTAGTAGCCCTAGCCACCAGCGCCGACGACTCCCAAGTCGCCGCAGCTCGCGAAGACGGCTCCCTCGAGATTTGGCTCGTCTCTCCCGGCTCCGTCGGTTGGCACTGTCAGCTG ACGATTCATGGAGACCCTAACTCGAGGATTTCTTCGCTTGTGTGGTGTCGAGCTGGTTCTAAAGGCTTGCCTTGTGGTCGGTTGTTCTCGTCTAGTATCGATGGTTCGGTTTCCGAGTGGGATCTTTTCGACTTAAAGCAGAAG ACTGTATTAGGTTCAATTGGGGTCTCGATTTGGCAGATGGCCGTGGCGCCCTATATTGAGGGTGTAGTTGATACAAAGCTCAAGCCTGAGCATTTGGTAAATGGGTTTTTAAAGGACAAGggggatgatgatgatgatgatgaaacCAGTGATAGTGAAGATGATTCTGACTCGGATGAGCTTCAAGAGCAACCTGTCATTGAGCTTCCTCGTCTAGCAATTGCTTGTGATGATGGTTCTGTGCGAATATACAGTATCTCTGATTCGGATGAATTGGTATACACTAAATCATTGCCCAGGGTCAGTG GACGTGTTTTAAGCGTGACGTGGAGTCCTGATGCAAAAATGATATATTCAGGGAGTAGTGATGG GTTTATAAGATGCTGGGATGCCAACTATGGTCGTGAGATCTACAGGATTACAGTTGGACTTGGAGGTTCAGGTAGTGGACCAGAACTGTGTGTATGGTCATTACTATCATTGAG GTGTGGGACCCTTGTTAGTGCAGATAGTACTGGTAGTGTCCAGTTTTGGGACAGTCAGCATGGGACGCTTTTGCAGGCGCATTCACTTCACAAAGGTGATGTGAATGCTCTGGCAGCGGCTCCCAGCCATAACAGGGTGTTCTCAGCGGGTTCCGATGGTCAG gTTATTCTGTATAAGCTCTCCAGCCAGAAAGTTGGACCTAGTGATGACAAGGCTTCCTCTATAGTGATGAAGAAATGGAACTACATTGGTTATGTAAGAGCTCATACACATGATGTCAGGGCTATGACTGTAGCTGTTCCAATCAGCAGGGAAG ATCCATTGCCGgatgaaaagataaaaagaattcGTCATAGTGAGAAGCCAATTGAATTTAGTTACCATAAGTGGGCCCACTTGGGAGTTCCTATGCTTATCTCAGCGGGTGATGACACAAAGCTTTTTGCATACTCTGTGAATGAGTTCACCAACTTCTCTCCTCATGATATCTGCCCTGCACCTCAGAGGGTACCCATTCAACTGGTGCATGATACGGTTTTCAATAAAAAACCACTGCTTCTGGTCCAGAATTCCCATTGGTTAGATATTTCCTGTGTACGCACAAAATGTGTTGCCTTTCCTGACATGGCTTGTGGACCTTCTGGGGGCCTTGCAATGACAGATCTGCTAGCTCGAGTTAAAACAAAGGCATCTCGGAAGATTATTTGCAGTTCTATTTCTAATTCAGGGGCTTTTTTTGCATATTCTGATCATGTGAGACCCAGCCTATTTGAATTGAAGATGCATGAAGTTGGAAAAAGTACATGGACTGTTAAAAAAAAGCAACTTCCTCCAGGAATACCGTTTGGCCATTCAAtggtttttagttttgattcCTCTCGTTTGATGATAGCTGGTCATGATAGAAGGATATAT GTTGTGGATGTTGGCAGCTCACAATTAGTCCATACCTTCACACCATGCCGTGAATTGCGTGATGAGCAATTACCACCTAGTGAGCCTCCTATCACAAGAATGTTTACAAGTTCTGATGGACAGTGGCTAGCTGCTGTTAACTGCTTTGGAGATGTGTATATATTTAATCTGGAGATTTTAAG GCAGCACTGGTTCATTTCAAGATTGGATGGTGCTGCTGTTACAGCTGGTGGTTTTCCTCCAAGGAGCAACAATGTGCTTATACTTACAACCTCTTCAAATCAGGTCTATGCCTTTGACGTAGAGGCCAGGCAATTAGGAGAATGGTCAATACAACATACATTTGTTCTGCCAAAGAGATATCAAGAATTTCCTGGGGAAGTCATAGGGCTTTCTTTCTTGCCCTCATCGAATTCAACATCTGTTATCGTTTACAGTGCCAG GGCTATGTGCTTGATTGACTTTGGGAAGCCAGTAGAGCGAGAAGATGAAATTGAGTTGGTAAATGGTCAGGATACAGCATTGAGGAATTTACAGAATACTCCTATCAAAGGGAGACTGAAACGTATATTCAGAGATGGTCAGACAGAGACCAAACTCAACAGtagaaaaaattttgagtttttttctttCAGAAATCCTGTTTTATTTATTGGACACCTTTCGAAAAACTCCCTGTTGATCCTAGACAAACCATGGATGGAAGTGGTTAAAACATTGGATGCTGCGCCTGTTCACAGACATGTATTTGGGACATAA